The following coding sequences lie in one Xiphias gladius isolate SHS-SW01 ecotype Sanya breed wild chromosome 24, ASM1685928v1, whole genome shotgun sequence genomic window:
- the LOC120786434 gene encoding G-protein coupled receptor 20: MESPPANISSPPTTEPLLPLLTPDLTNCSAWDQGWGAPHLHRLAHLDVQLYQDFYAVWVSLMVCNCLMLMVGVVLNSLALYVFCGASAHASASVVYTINLAVADLLVALSLPARIALYHSGGSCVACSYVHTFSYFVNMYCSILFLTSICIDRYLAVVHASRTLRRWRTTGAARGFSATVWFTAVVVTYSFQTTALEFSSSCVLLPALFYLTILEFLLPLLAVVGFTLRVACFLSSNHGLMPQNSRARRARAIRLLATVLVVFTVCFTPFHIRQVLVYFRVKVEGEGLGQGAGQVLAYHITVTLSSLNSCLDPVVYCFVTDSFKRVWRTRRRGGREVDGEARHTSGGEGEKNSLNKCSGTALAIAHSVAALTLTSTPLSAARTDQSA; the protein is encoded by the exons ATGGAGAGTCCTCCTGCCAACATCAGCTCCCCTCCCACCACTGAGCCGCTCCTGCCCCTCCTGACTCCGGACCTGACTAACTGCAGCGCCTGGGACCAGGGGTGGGGGGCACCGCACTTGCACAGGTTAGCCCACCTGGATGTGCAGCTGTACCAAGACTTCTACGCTGTGTGGGTTTCTCTTATG GTGTGTAACTGTCTGATGCTGATGGTCGGTGTGGTCCTCAACAGTCTGGCTCTCTACGTCTTCTGCGGGGCCTCCGCCCACGCCTCGGCGTCTGTGGTTTACACCATAAACCTGGCTGTagctgacctgctggtggcgctgtCGCTGCCCGCTCGCATTGCCCTGTACCACAGCGGAGGGAGCTGTGTGGCTTGCTCCTACGTTCACACCTTCAGCTACTTTGTCAACATGTATTGTAGTATCCTGTTTCTGACCAG TATCTGTATAGATCGGTACCTGGCTGTCGTCCATGCGTCCCGCACTCTCCGTCGATGGAGGACCACAGGAGCAGCCAGGGGTTTCAGCGCCACAGTGTGGTTCACTGCAGTTGTGGTCACCTACTCTTTCCAG aCCACAGCGTTGGAGTTCAGCTCCTCCTGCGTGCTCCTCCCTGCCCTCTTCTACCTCACCATCCTGGAGTTCCTCCTCCCCCTACTCGCTGTGGTGGGCTTCACCCTGCGCGTtgcctgttttctctcctccaacCACGGCCTGATGCCCCAGAACAGCAGGGCGAGGAGGGCTCGTGCCATCAGGCTTTTGGCCACCGTCCTGGTGGTCTTCACTGTTTGTTTCACGCCCTTCCACATCCGCCAGGTGCTGGTGTACTTCCGGGTCAAAGTTGAAGGGGAGGGGCTGGGGCAGGGGGCAGGACAGGTGCTTGCCTATCACATCACAGTGACCCTAAGCAGCCTCAACAGCTGCCTGGATCCAGTGGTTTACTGCTTTGTGACGGACAGCTTCAAGAGAGTctggaggacgaggaggaggggagggagggaggtggacGGGGAGGCCAGGCATACAAGTgggggagaaggggagaagaACTCACTGAATAAATGTTCGGGTACGGCGCTGGCGATCGCTCACAGCGTGGCCGCTCTCACTCTCACCAGCACACCCCTCTCTGCAGCCAGAACGGACCAGTCTGCTTAG
- the cfap20 gene encoding cilia- and flagella-associated protein 20 isoform X2 — MFKNTFQSGFLSILYSIGSKPLQIWDKKVRNGHIKRITDNDIHSLVLEVEGTNVSTTYITCPADPKKTLGIKLPFLVMIIKNLKKYFTFEVQVLDDKNVRRRFRASNYQSTTRVKPFICTMPMRLDDGWNQIQFNLSDFTRRAYGTNYIETLRVQIHANCRIRRVYFSDRLYSEDELPAEFKLYLPVQNQKAK; from the exons atgtttaaaaacacattccaAAGCGGATTTTTGTCTATCTTATACAGCATAGGGAGTAAACCTCTTCAGATATGGGATAAAAAG gTGAGAAATGGCCACATCAAGAGAATCACAGACAATGACATCCACTCATTGGTGCTGGAGGTTGAAGGCACAAACGTCAG TACCACCTATATAACATGTCCTGCAGACCCCAAGAAGACACTGGGCATCAAACTTCCTTTTCTGGTCATGATCATCAAGAACCTAAAGAAATATTTCACCTTTGAAGTCCAG GTGTTAGATGATAAAAACGTGCGGCGGCGGTTTCGGGCGAGTAACTATCAGAGCACGACACGAGTGAAGCCGTTCATCTGCACCATGCCCATGAGGCTGGATGATGGCTGGAACCAGATACAGTTCAACCTGTCAGACTTCACCAGGAGGGCATACGGAACAAATTATATTGAGACGCTGCGTGTACAG atCCACGCTAACTGTCGGATAAGGAGGGTGTATTTTTCAGACAGACTGTATTCTGAGGACGAGCTTCCAGCAGAGTTTAAACTCTATTTGCCTGTCCAGAATCAGAAGGCCAAG TAG
- the cfap20 gene encoding cilia- and flagella-associated protein 20 isoform X1: MFKNTFQSGFLSILYSIGSKPLQIWDKKVRNGHIKRITDNDIHSLVLEVEGTNVSTTYITCPADPKKTLGIKLPFLVMIIKNLKKYFTFEVQVLDDKNVRRRFRASNYQSTTRVKPFICTMPMRLDDGWNQIQFNLSDFTRRAYGTNYIETLRVQIHANCRIRRVYFSDRLYSEDELPAEFKLYLPVQNQKAKQ; encoded by the exons atgtttaaaaacacattccaAAGCGGATTTTTGTCTATCTTATACAGCATAGGGAGTAAACCTCTTCAGATATGGGATAAAAAG gTGAGAAATGGCCACATCAAGAGAATCACAGACAATGACATCCACTCATTGGTGCTGGAGGTTGAAGGCACAAACGTCAG TACCACCTATATAACATGTCCTGCAGACCCCAAGAAGACACTGGGCATCAAACTTCCTTTTCTGGTCATGATCATCAAGAACCTAAAGAAATATTTCACCTTTGAAGTCCAG GTGTTAGATGATAAAAACGTGCGGCGGCGGTTTCGGGCGAGTAACTATCAGAGCACGACACGAGTGAAGCCGTTCATCTGCACCATGCCCATGAGGCTGGATGATGGCTGGAACCAGATACAGTTCAACCTGTCAGACTTCACCAGGAGGGCATACGGAACAAATTATATTGAGACGCTGCGTGTACAG atCCACGCTAACTGTCGGATAAGGAGGGTGTATTTTTCAGACAGACTGTATTCTGAGGACGAGCTTCCAGCAGAGTTTAAACTCTATTTGCCTGTCCAGAATCAGAAGGCCAAG CAGTAG